In one window of Plasmodium berghei ANKA genome assembly, chromosome: 14 DNA:
- a CDS encoding peptidyl-prolyl cis-trans isomerase, putative, which produces MRMMLKMINLINRFIFFKLDNMKKCSHKICLFNRRKKRIFTKFHDFCNIFFVSLNLYIVKKYILSKNIRISYLEDRGDAYLQKKYRTDTKFLRTKSGILYKDLLDGEGDPIEEGDIVYIHYQGKTTNDFRIIQSTFKSIIPPKIKAGVYDKNHIKAMYEIVIGMKKHTRRQCIVPPHLAYPIHFPNQPLIYEIDIVKVIKKGEENDTLLERIKKNVNYLRTAITSFF; this is translated from the exons ATGAGAATGATgctaaaaatgataaaccTTATAAAtagatttattttttttaagctggataatatgaaaaaatgttcacataaaatatgtttatttaaccgtagaaaaaaacgaatttttacaaaatttcacgatttttgtaatatattttttgtttcattaaatttatatattgtgaagaaatatatactttCAAAAAACATTCGAATATCTTATTTGGAGGATAGAGGAGACGCATACCTACAAAAAAAGTATAGGACGGATACTAAATTTTTAAGAACAAAAAG TGGAATACTATATAAAGATTTACTAGACGGTGAAGGTGATCCAATTGAAGAAGGGgatattgtttatattcattaccAAGGAAAAACAACAAATGATTTTCGAATAATTCAATCAACATTCAAAAGTATTATACCACCTAAAATAAAAGCTGGGGTTTATGATAAAAACCACATAAAGGCTATGTATGAAATAGTAATTGGTATGAAAAAACACACACGAAGGCAATGTATTGTCCCTCCCCATTTAGCATATCCTATTCATTTTCCTAATcaa CCCCTTATTTATGAAATAGATATAGTAAAAGTGATAAAAAAGGgagaagaaaatgatacaTTGCTtgaaagaataaaaaaaaatgttaattaTTTAAGAACTGCTATAACCTCCTTCTTTTAG